From the Nocardiopsis changdeensis genome, one window contains:
- a CDS encoding APC family permease, which translates to MSDTSQSFAKVLGRGDVLALGFGAMIGFGWIVLVGDFIGAAGPGGAAAAFVIGGVIMAFVGLTYAELVSAMPHAGGEHHYAMRAVGPHGAFVASWAMVLGYVSVVAFEAVAVPQTLVYLFPDMAAGHLWTVAGYDVYASLVAAGVVAAAVMTFVNYVGIKPAAVFQTVAVLFLVCVGAVMLTGSFAGGSAANMEPLFTGGVPGVFVVLVAVPFLFVGFDVIPQSASEVRIPHRLVGALLVVSVLCATAWYVMVMLTAGAGLPAADLAASELASADAVAALWNSPVMGDVLVLGGIAGLLTSWNAFLIGGSRLVYAMAASRMLPAWFGRLHPRYRTPANAVLFIGALSAAAPFFGRPMLVWLTNAGGINIVLAYLAVVVSFLVLRRREPAMERPFRTPAGPVVGWTALVLSLGLFSLYLPGMPAALGWPQEWPMVLAWWAAGALLLWRLPRVPPGPDAERRLIALMDARR; encoded by the coding sequence ATGTCCGACACCTCCCAGAGTTTCGCGAAAGTCCTCGGGCGGGGCGACGTCCTCGCCCTCGGCTTCGGCGCCATGATCGGCTTCGGCTGGATCGTGCTGGTCGGCGACTTCATCGGCGCGGCCGGCCCCGGCGGTGCCGCCGCCGCCTTCGTCATCGGCGGGGTGATCATGGCCTTCGTCGGCCTCACCTACGCCGAACTCGTCTCGGCGATGCCGCACGCCGGGGGTGAGCACCACTACGCCATGCGGGCCGTCGGCCCCCACGGGGCGTTCGTCGCCTCCTGGGCGATGGTGCTCGGCTACGTGTCGGTGGTCGCGTTCGAGGCGGTCGCCGTCCCCCAGACGCTCGTCTACCTCTTCCCCGACATGGCGGCCGGGCACCTGTGGACCGTCGCCGGGTACGACGTGTACGCGAGCCTGGTCGCGGCCGGCGTGGTGGCCGCGGCGGTGATGACCTTCGTCAACTACGTCGGGATCAAGCCCGCCGCCGTGTTCCAGACCGTCGCCGTGCTGTTCCTGGTGTGCGTCGGCGCCGTCATGCTCACCGGCTCGTTCGCGGGCGGCTCGGCGGCGAACATGGAGCCCCTGTTCACCGGCGGCGTGCCAGGGGTCTTCGTGGTCCTGGTGGCGGTGCCGTTCCTGTTCGTCGGGTTCGACGTGATCCCGCAGTCGGCGTCCGAGGTCAGGATCCCCCACCGGCTGGTGGGGGCGCTGCTGGTGGTCTCGGTCCTGTGCGCGACCGCCTGGTACGTGATGGTCATGCTCACCGCGGGGGCGGGCCTGCCCGCGGCGGACCTGGCGGCCTCGGAGCTGGCCTCGGCGGACGCGGTGGCCGCCCTGTGGAACAGCCCGGTGATGGGCGACGTGCTGGTCCTGGGCGGCATCGCCGGTCTGCTGACCAGCTGGAACGCCTTCCTCATCGGCGGCAGCCGCCTGGTCTACGCGATGGCGGCGTCGCGGATGCTCCCGGCGTGGTTCGGCCGCCTGCACCCGCGGTACCGCACCCCGGCCAACGCCGTCCTGTTCATCGGCGCGCTGTCGGCCGCGGCGCCGTTCTTCGGCCGCCCCATGCTGGTGTGGCTGACCAACGCGGGCGGGATCAACATCGTGCTCGCGTACCTGGCGGTGGTGGTGAGCTTCCTGGTGCTGCGCCGCCGCGAACCCGCCATGGAACGGCCGTTCCGCACCCCGGCCGGCCCGGTGGTGGGGTGGACCGCCCTGGTGCTGTCGCTCGGCCTGTTCTCGCTGTACCTGCCGGGCATGCCCGCCGCCCTGGGCTGGCCCCAGGAGTGGCCGATGGTGCTGGCCTGGTGGGCCGCCGGGGCGCTGCTGCTGTGGCGGCTCCCCCGCGTCCCCCCGGGGCCGGACGCCGAGCGGCGCCTCATCGCCCTCATGGACGCCCGCCGCTGA